A stretch of the Nicotiana tabacum cultivar K326 chromosome 6, ASM71507v2, whole genome shotgun sequence genome encodes the following:
- the LOC107785902 gene encoding zinc finger CCCH domain-containing protein 30-like, which produces MNMNNLTVETEDSFVSLLELAANNDIVAFKRWIEHDLSGIHEVGLWYGRQKGSRQMVLEHRTPLLVAATYGSIDVLKLILSLPEIDVNQSCGRDKSTALHCAASGGSPNAVDAVKMLLEAGADPNSEDANGHRPGDVIVVSPKFHLTESSLESLLKSDTTGKCSLRLSIATSNSNSPPLSPSPGNRSPSSTSDSTSSPKSAKSDDLPVSSASEKKEYPIDPSLPDIKNSIYSTDEFRMFSFKIRPCSRAYSHDWTECPFVHPGENARRRDPRKYHYSCVPCPEFRKGACQRGDMCEYAHGVFECWLHPAQYRTRLCKDGTKCNRRVCFFAHTQEELRPLYVSTGSAVPSPRSNTSAANAMDFAAAMGLIPGSPSSVRVMSPLPFTPPMSPSANGVSNMSWPQPNVPALHLPGSNFQSSRLRSSLHARDIRAVDFNFDMQQQQQFINEFSCLSQSSVNANSLNRLAHPKTLTPSNLEDLFSAESSSPRYSDQALAQAVFSPTHKSAVVNQFQQQQQSMLSPINTKFSPINVDNPLLQASFGVQTPGRMSPRGMEPISPMSSRVSTLSQHEKQQQFRSLSSRDLGSNASAVIGSPVDTWSKWGSSTGNADWAVNTEEFGRLKRSSSFELANNGEEPDLSWVQSLVKESPQELKDKTASRVLGLAGSTADLAEDSTSKWSK; this is translated from the coding sequence ATGAACATGAATAATCTGACTGTTGAAACTGAGGATTCTTTTGTTAGCTTGCTTGAACTAGCCGCTAACAATGACATAGTAGCGTTTAAGAGATGGATAGAGCATGATCTATCCGGTATTCATGAGGTTGGACTGTGGTATGGGCGCCAAAAGGGCTCAAGGCAAATGGTCTTGGAGCATAGAACTCCTTTGTTGGTTGCTGCTACGTATGGCAGTATCGATGTTCTGAAACTGATTCTGTCTTTACCTGAAATTGATGTGAATCAATCATGTGGCCGAGATAAGAGCACTGCTCTTCACTGTGCTGCATCTGGTGGGTCTCCGAACGCTGTTGATGCTGTCAAGATGCTTTTAGAAGCCGGTGCTGATCCAAACTCTGAAGATGCCAATGGCCATCGCCCTGGGGATGTCATTGTTGTATCTCCAAAGTTTCACTTGACAGAATCATCCCTGGAGAGCCTTCTTAAAAGTGATACAACGGGGAAGTGTAGCCTGAGATTGTCAATAGCCACTTCGAACTCAAATTCTCCACCACTTTCGCCTTCCCCTGGAAATAGATCACCTTCTTCTACTTCAGACTCAACTTCTTCCCCAAAGAGTGCAAAGTCCGATGACCTCCCTGTATCTTCTGCATCTGAGAAGAAAGAGTACCCCATTGACCCCTCCTTGCCTGACATTAAAAACAGCATCTACTCTACAGATGAATTCAGAATGTTCTCGTTTAAGATCAGACCTTGCTCTCGTGCATATTCTCATGATTGGACTGAATGCCCATTTGTCCATCCTGGTGAAAATGCTCGAAGAAGGGATCCAAGAAAATATCACTACAGCTGTGTACCTTGCCCTGAGTTCCGGAAGGGAGCTTGCCAACGAGGGGACATGTGCGAATATGCTCACGGGGTTTTTGAGTGTTGGCTGCATCCTGCTCAGTACAGAACCCGACTTTGCAAAGATGGTACAAAGTGCAATAGAAGAGTTTGCTTCTTTGCCCACACACAGGAAGAACTCAGACCCCTGTATGTCTCTACTGGTTCCGCTGTTCCCTCACCTCGCTCGAACACCTCTGCTGCCAATGCCATGGATTTTGCAGCAGCTATGGGCCTTATTCCAGGTTCTCCTTCGTCGGTCCGTGTCATGTCCCCATTACCTTTCACTCCTCCGATGTCTCCCTCTGCTAACGGCGTCTCAAACATGAGTTGGCCTCAACCAAATGTTCCAGCATTGCATCTTCCTGGCAGCAATTTCCAGTCCAGTCGCTTGAGGTCATCACTACATGCAAGAGACATCCGTGCTGTAGACTTTAACTTTGAtatgcaacaacaacagcaaTTTATAAATGAATTCTCCTGCCTATCACAGTCCAGTGTGAATGCTAATTCTTTGAACCGTTTAGCTCATCCTAAGACCctaactccttcaaatcttgaGGATTTATTTTCCGCAGAGAGCTCATCTCCTAGATATTCTGATCAGGCATTAGCTCAAGCAGTTTTCTCCCCTACTCACAAGTCTGCAGTTGTCAATCAATTCCAGCAGCAGCAGCAGAGCATGTTATCTCCCATTAATACAAAATTTTCACCAATAAATGTTGATAATCCTCTGTTGCAGGCTTCTTTCGGGGTTCAAACACCGGGAAGGATGTCACCCCGAGGAATGGAGCCAATATCACCTATGAGTTCCCGTGTGTCTACGCTTTCTCAACATGAGAAGCAGCAGCAATTTAGGAGTCTTAGCTCTCGCGATCTTGGCTCCAATGCTTCTGCTGTTATTGGATCTCCAGTAGATACTTGGTCGAAGTGGGGTTCCTCTACTGGAAACGCAGATTGGGCTGTCAATACTGAGGAGTTTGGTAGACTAAAGAGATCATCGTCATTTGAGCTTGCTAACAACGGAGAAGAGCCTGATCTGTCGTGGGTTCAATCTCTCGTCAAAGAATCACCACAGGAGTTGAAAGACAAAACTGCATCTCGTGTCTTAGGTCTCGCAGGCTCTACTGCAGATCTCGCTGAAGATTCTACTTCGAAATGGAGCAAATGA